A stretch of DNA from Anopheles cruzii unplaced genomic scaffold, idAnoCruzAS_RS32_06 scaffold01633_ctg1, whole genome shotgun sequence:
ACAATGGTTTTTCGAAAACTCGCATTAATACAATTACTATCTCATTTTCTTAACAGCAGCGGAAATGGACGATATCATTGCCGGAATTAAGAATGCAACCCTGGAACGATGTCCCGAACGGGCTCTGCCGCTTCTGAAAAAGATTTCAGACGCTGAAACGAATCTTTGTGATAAGTACGACATCAAAAACGATCTTCTGGAACTGCTACGGGTAGAGGACAGCAAGGTGCACATTCAGGTTGCCCGGTGCATTGCAGAAGTGGCCAAAACTGACAATCAAcgtgcaaagttttcccaccAAGACGTGATTCGACGGCTAACGGATTTGCTGTGCGTACCAAGCTCAAAGGAAAACTCGGCGGACGTCGTCGCTCTTGAGCTATGTACGCAGCTGGCCCGAGCGTTGGGGAACATTTGCTATGCGAATGACGATGCGCGGAACATCATAAAGGAGCTCGGTGCCGACGAGCGCATTTTCGCGCTGCTCGACTACGATATAGACACGGACGACGAAGACCGAGAGCAGTTCGTGCGTGTTCGCTGTGGTCTGATCTCGAACTACCTCCTGGGCAGCGACGACTTAGCAGAGCGAGCAATCGAACTGAA
This window harbors:
- the LOC128276581 gene encoding GTPase-GDP dissociation stimulator vimar-like, whose protein sequence is MIEAAEMDDIIAGIKNATLERCPERALPLLKKISDAETNLCDKYDIKNDLLELLRVEDSKVHIQVARCIAEVAKTDNQRAKFSHQDVIRRLTDLLCVPSSKENSADVVALELCTQLARALGNICYANDDARNIIKELGADERIFALLDYDIDTDDEDREQFVRVRCGLISNYLLGSDDLAERAIELKVIEKLECILTRCLVDVDKHEELLLGLLPPLSILTEQISDLCFPVSLNRTIAKLLAKCTNPDIAESCLALLHYEAQNDD